One Melospiza georgiana isolate bMelGeo1 chromosome 12, bMelGeo1.pri, whole genome shotgun sequence genomic window carries:
- the ALG13 gene encoding LOW QUALITY PROTEIN: putative bifunctional UDP-N-acetylglucosamine transferase and deubiquitinase ALG13 (The sequence of the model RefSeq protein was modified relative to this genomic sequence to represent the inferred CDS: substituted 1 base at 1 genomic stop codon) yields MKSVFVTVGTTSFDELIATARSPPALQALQSRGYQKLVLQVGRGSLPLPQPQPSSSPAVAVEAFRFKDSLAEDLQGADLVISHAGAGSCLETLEKGKPLIVVINDKLMNNHQLELAKQLHRDGCVLYCNCSTLVETLQSMDLSALKPFPPGQPEKFASFLDKVFGGGRAPGASRLARVSAPASAAPAGKMHKGSKKYFGQKSFSEVAMDEYLGSLGLYRKMTAKDASCLFRAVSEQLFSSQIHHAEVRKACVSYMRQHQSRFESYVEGSFEKYLERLGDPKESAGQLEISALSMMYKRDFIVYRYPGKAPTRATDNGFEDKILLCCSGNGHYDSVYTKQFQENAAICQAVLYEILYKDVFGMDEEELRSAVEVFRSGSKKNRNSAPVGSEDANFGCLHEKVPRNPSEKRLDDWEGNDADNPQETKFKQGIEEQKPPENPPKMPVPYKVLKALDSTIYRNVEFDVWLDSRKELQKTDYMVFAGRQYYLGDKCQVRLEPGEKYYNAHIQEVGQDSNTLTVFVEELAEKHTVPLANLKPVSQVAPVLAWNMAHNRRGAYQKVTGGHFSGIEMDMKTRKRMLKKVRGKEVFMAVAYSRGQPVLPPRLQHSAPSGRFPPIHCSQGAAAMAPYKPYHQQNPPRQHRDSGMPRHKISLVSNXEARYQLGPQIAFYPSPGERGCQSYDSFSYSRSRRPLPCPNKECQYGFVPGAAEEPQGPEETVTFCEIEGDDTAFPALPSHTSHAPIVHGPGAFWVARRGPNSVPSNKQTLSALEEEEEASENGKFHEEYIYVSSDPNCETATVFGSPEPAANLEEGPVSVSPPDEVASYSYPQKVLVNSATVSTSTDVYTAPATVSEVGEASAVLPAYSCDPSGSDLPRDTKVLRYYFNMGLQYCHQSCWPSMMYMQPVLPPSPVEVYPAYAEPAPVLDQSVPQLFPDAGQAEVHQVPLEASANGNFQNTEPPPLSYGPVYYPVVSDPYSQQPVPGFDSLVPAYRYIGTWHPVNPPHGNSPPVAKAGSSGAPPQVGYMASPNPAPPDAPQGM; encoded by the exons ATGAAGTCCGTGTTCGTCACCGTGGGCACCACCAGCTTCGATGAGCTGATCGCCACggcccgctccccgcccgcGCTGCAG GCGCTGCAGAGCCGCGGCTACCAgaagctggtgctgcaggtgggcCGGGGCTCGCTGCCGCTGCCGCAgccgcagcccagcagcagcccggCCGTGGCGGTGGAAGCGTTCCGGTTCAAGGACTCGCTGGCTGAggacctgcagggagcagaCCTGGTCATCAGCCACGCAG GTGCTGGTAGCTGTCTGGAGACTctagagaaaggaaaaccacTAATAGTAGTAATAAATGACAAGCTGATGAACAACCATCAGCTTGAGCTGGCcaaacagctgcacagagaTGGCTGTGTCCTGTACTGTAACTGCAG CACTCTTGTGGAGACACTGCAATCGATGGACTTGTCAGCTTTGAAACCTTTTCCTCCTGGACAGCCAGAAAAGTTTGCTTCATTCTTGGATAAAGTTTTTGG CGGCGGCCGCGCGCCCGGCGCCTCGCGCCTCGCCCGCGTCTCCGCGCCCGCCTCAGCCGCCCCGGCCGGGAAGATGCACAAAGGCTCCAAGAAGTACTTCGGGCAGAAGTCCTTCAGCGAGGTGGCCATGGACGAGTacctgggcagcctggggctgtACCGCAAGATGACGGCCAAGGACGCCTCCTGCCTCTTCCGAGCCGTCTCCGAGCAG CTGTTTTCATCTCAAATTCATCACGCAGAAGTTAGGAAAGCTTGCGTCTCGTATATGAGGCAGCACCAGTCGAGGTTTGAATCC tatgtGGAAGGCTCATTTGAGAAATACCTAGAACGACTAGGAGATCCAAAG GAAAGTGCTGGCCAGCTGGAAATAAGTGCCTTATCAATGATGTACAA GCGAGACTTCATAGTGTACCGGTACCCCGGGAAGGCACCCACACGTGCTACAGACAATGGCTTTGAAGACAAG ATTTTACTGTGTTGTTCCGGTAACGGCCATTATGACTCTGTGTATACAAAACAATTTCAGGAAAATGCTGCCATTTGCCAGG CTGTATTATATGAGATCCTCTACAAAGATGTGTTTGGCATGGATGAGGAAGAATTAAGGTCTGCAGTTGAGGTGTTTCGAAGTGGATCCAAGAAGAACAGAAACAGTGCTCCTGTAGGAAGTGAGGATGCAAACTTTGGTTGTCTCCATGAAAAAGTGCCCCGAAATCCATCAGAAAAGAG aCTGGACGACTGGGAAGGCAATGATGCTGACAATCCACAGGAAACCAAGTTCAAACAAGGCATTGAAGAACAAAAG CCTCCAGAAAATCCTCCAAAGATGCCTGTTCCTTATAAAGTGCTAAAGGCACTGGACTCTACCATCTATCGAAATGTGGAGTTTGATGTTTGGCTGGACAGTAGAAAAG AGCTTCAAAAAACTGACTACATGGTGTTTGCTGGGAGACAGTACTACTTAGGAGATAAGTGTCAG GTGCGTCTGGAACCAGGAGAGAAGTATTACAATGCTCACATCCAGGAAGTTGGACAGGATAGCAACACTTTGACTGTATTTGTTGAGGAGCTGGCAGAAAA GCACACAGTTCCTTTGGCAAACTTAAAGCCAGTGTCACAAGTGGCTCCTGTCCTCGCTTGGAATATGGCTCACAACAGAAGAGGAGCTTATCAGAAAGTAACAGGTGGACACTTCTCAGGAATAG AAATGGATATGAAAACACGGAAGAGGATGCTCAAGAAGGTCCGTGGGAAGGAAGTGTTCATGGCTGTGGCTTACAGCAGGGGCCAGCCAGTGCTGccccccaggctgcagcacagtgcTCCCTCAGGGCGCTTCCCTCCCATCCACTgctcccagggagctgcagccatggcACCCTACAAACCCTATCACCAGCAGAACCCTCCCAGACAGCACCGTGACTCCGGCATGCCCAG ACACAAAATCAGTCTTGTGAGCAACTGAGAGGCAAGATACCAGCTTGGCCCTCAGATAGCATTCTACCCCAGCCCAGGGGAGAGAGGCTGTCAGAGTTATGACAGCTT CTCGTACAGCCGCAGCCGCCGCCCGCTGCCGTGCCCGAACAAGGAGTGCCAGTACGGCTTCGTGCCAGGGGCTGCCGAGGAGCCCCAGGGGCCAGAGGAAACTGTCACCTTCTGTGAAATCGAAGGAGATGacactgcttttcctgctctgcct AGCCACACTAGCCATGCTCCCATTGTCCATGGTCCAGGGGCATTTTGGGTAGCAAGGAGAGGTCCAAACTCTGTTCCATCCAACAAGCAGACTCTGAGTGCCttagaggaagaggaagaagcaaGTGAAAACG GGAAATTTCATGAGGAATATATCTATGTATCTTCAG ATCCCAACTGTGAAACTGCAACCGTGTTTGGTTCACCAGAACCTGCAGCAAACTTG GAAGAAGGGCCAGTCTCGGTGTCACCTCCAGATGAAGTGGCTTCCTACAGCTATCCCCAGAAG GTGTTGGTGAACTCTGCAACAGTTTCCACCTCCACAGATGTTTATACTGCTCCAGCTACAG TGAGTGAGGTGGGAGAAGCCAGTGCTGTGCTTCCAGCTTACTCCTGTGATCCCAGTGGCAGTGATTTGCCTCGAG ATACAAAGGTCTTGCGGTATTATTTTAATATGGGATTGCAA TACTGCCATCAGAGCTGCTGGCCTTCCATGATGTACatgcagccagtgctgcctccaTCTCCAGTGGAAGTTTACCCAGCCTATGCTGAGCCAGCTCCTGTCCTGGATCAGTCAGTGCCCCAGCTCTTCCCTGATGCTGGGCAAGCTGAGGTCCACCAGGTCCCCTTGGAGGCATCAGCAAATG gaaactTCCAAAACACAGAGCCTCCACCCCTGTCCTATGGGCCAGTGTATTACCCAGTGGTGTCAGACCCCTacagccagcagcctgtgcctggctTTGACTCTCTGGTTCCTGCCTACCGCTACATTGGCACCTGGCATCCTGTAAATCCTCCCCATGGAAATTCCCCACCTGTGGCCAAGGCTGGGAGCTCAGGAGCACCACCCCAGGTGGGCTACATGGCCTCCCCTAACCCTGCACCTCCTGATGCACCTCAGGGAATGTAA